The genomic stretch ACACATGGTCAGAGCTTTTCAAAATTCATGCTCAAGTTTTTCAAGTGATTAACCATATCATTCCCTCTAAATCAGCCGCAAATCCCTCTCTCAAAACTATTGATCCACAATTATGGCTTAGTCTTGACACATTCCTTTTGCATTTGATATATGGAACAATCTCTGATGATCTGCTCAACACTATCACTGAACGTAATTCCACCACTGAAATCCCTTGGAATCTCTTATTCGATATCTTTTATGATAACAAGAATTCCAGAGCTCTCTACCTAGAGCAAGAATTTTTGCGAACTCATACGGAGTAATTCTCTAATGCATCCTCCTACTGTCAACATCTCAAGTCTCTCTCTAACCAACTAGCTAATGTTGGTGCCCCT from Lathyrus oleraceus cultivar Zhongwan6 chromosome 7, CAAS_Psat_ZW6_1.0, whole genome shotgun sequence encodes the following:
- the LOC127102215 gene encoding uncharacterized protein LOC127102215; the encoded protein is MTTTTDSSNNNYSSPSSSHTDHPPPPPTPMLNHIALVIPNITIFTKITLRIEKGMYNTWSELFKIHAQVFQVINHIIPSKSAANPSLKTIDPQLWLSLDTFLLHLIYGTISDDLLNTITERNSTTEIPWNLLFDIFYDNKNSRALYLEQEFLRTHTE